ACGCGCATATACATTGATAAGTATTGGTACTTTGTGCCATAGTTTGCAATTGTTGATTATTAGAGTTGCTGACATTTGTGTCCCAAAAAGATAGAATGATCCTTTTTGACCTGTTTTCTATAATCACACATTTTGTCGCAATTTTTACTACAATTTGATGATATTGATAaactattcattttatatgGACACACACACCAACTTTTTTCTATCTCtcataatcaaaatcaaagatGTAATACAAAAGTTGTGTCCATAGACTCTCTATTGGTCCTTTTATATATCTTATTGTGAAATAAATACTTAACTAAAGACGTTTTAACGTTTTAGAGTGTTGGAAAAAATTTGGTGAAGGATActtaaaatattgaatttaaGAATCTCCTAAAAGCTCTTTAGTGAAACTATCAAGCGCAATTTCCGCTAAAAGAGCTTTAAGACTATCAAATCACTTTTTGTAGCACTACAGGACCCCCCTAATCTGAACTATGAACCTTCTTATACGAAAGGAAGGCGTAAAGTAGACTCTGCCAACAAACAATTACTATTCTCTGACAACAATGTTACCGAAGTTCTAACATTTAAGACATTTAGCAGGCTTACTTGCGTTTCAGAAACATTAAAAAGTAAGATATCTAAATTCAtcgggaaattattgtgtactctcaaaataccataaatatatatttccttctcttatatgaatggtgggtcctactaattaaattcatggtatgAGTCACTATTTATGTGAAAAGATGAAGTACGCATTTATTGTGTGTTTGGATAGCGTTGCGTTTTTACTTAATTGCGTTTCtgcgttttctttttttttttttttttcacgcgtttttcccgcaagcggctactgttcatgcaacagtagccgcaacttttAACCGGTCgctatgaacagtgcacggatgcactgttcatggacccacaaatttcattttttatcaattttttcattaaaaatgggtcccacggtactatttacatatttaaaaattattttgttacagtgttttcagttttcagtttcagcaaaataaattctatccaaacagacccttagtacTCCTAGAGtaactaataattttccaaattcatcaatatcaatatcatgtaggcgaaaataccattttagtccttacattttaaagtcacagtcaatttggtccctacattttgataacaatcaatttagtccctgttattttcaatttgtagtcaatttagtccatacCGTTAACTTTTAATAGAAAATACTTACATGGCAAACGGATTGCATAATTGGcacatttaatattaaaaaattaaataaaatgctaaTATGTCTAAATTTTATTCGCCACATAAGTGATTAACTGGCAAATAAACATACActtcagaaaaataaaattgaaaggataaatttaaagaattaaattaatcaaacgaaataaaaatttattcaataaaattttaattttttcttggaCTTTCTTGACAACCAAACACCAACCCAGTACACAATTTTTCATCCCAATTCAAGGAATCAGAACCTTACACAAAACGAATCTAAATCCGCCTAAAAAACCAGATCTGACAACACCAATTCATCAATAGATAGCACATCTGATTCAGATAAAGATGGTTTTGCTAGAAGATTGCTACAGTTCCATGAAAGATCTGTGAAATTCCTAATGGGCTTTATGCCTTCAAGCCTGATCTTTCGTACACGCAGTGCGCATATGCCAAAGCCAGAGATTGATGATCCTTTTCGGATTTGATCCAATCGAGGCTTGTGAGGATCCAATCGCTAATACAATAATAATGATCTTCttgtgtaaaaaataataataataacaacaagtctttgatatgatttttggaaaattcAATACTAAAAACAAGTGTgtttcccaagaaaatcaaaacaaatactATCATTTTTCTAAACATTACCAATCCGGAAATGAAAGCTTACTTTTAGCAATGAAATTCATTCACTTCAattaaaacaatataaactTACGAGGTGATGGAGGTGGGAAGCGTGAGAATGAGAAATGAAGATGTAAGCTATTTTGATTATTTCAATTGGTTGTGTGCATCTGGGTTGCACTTTGGTTccgaagaaagtaaaaggaaattgaaaaattacttaattaatttaattcctTAACCTcatccttttaattttttattttatttttctgatgTGTATTTTTTTGACAGTTAATCATTGAAGTGGCAAATAAAATTTGGACATATCAgcattttatttaatcttttaatATTAAATGTGCTAATTGTACAATCCGTTTGCCACGTAAACATTTTTCGTTAAAAGTTAACGGTAATGACCAAATTgactacaagttgaaaataacaaggactaaattgactgttgtaaaaatgtagggaccaaattaactgTGAcctcaaaatgtaaggactaaaatggtgttttcgccTATCATGTAAAAAAAAGTCTTAATGATATCATTGAATATAGCCAGTGACTTCTCTGTGCATTAACATCATCATAGGCACCGGCACCAAAAAGTCTACAATGCAAAAGCATATCATAAGGTAGGTAGCTGGTGTTCCACATTATCAAGAAAATGTCAACACCTTCTAGATTGGAACACAATATTTTCCATCCCAGATGGCTACTTTCTTGTCCACAATAAGAGCATATCACCACACTTTCTCTAAGCATTCCCTATCATGGGGGCACATATACAGGACCAGATTTTTGGCCTCAAAACTGTCATACAAATACCATATATTTCTCAATGGGGCACTAGTTAAATTTAAGCATTCAACATTCTTGCCCTGCTGCATTAATCCAGAAGCTTCCAAATGCAACGTGTCATGATAGTAGGTGGTAGCACTAACAAATGGCGGACAAGCCAGGCATTCATCCATTTAATTCTTTGATTAAGAGGGAAAATTCAACAATGAAGGAGATATTACAAATCTTTACACTATGAACATATTGACAAGGCTTTGGTAGAGTTTTTTTATAGGGCCCACAATCCCCtcttccccacccccccccccccccccacccctccccccacacccaaaaaaaagggggtgtAACTGATTTTCTTAGTTTTCATGCtttaaaaacagaaaatgaaaCAGCAACAGAGCTAAGTAAAGCAAAGAAATCACactaaaaattaacaaactctATTGCCTTATCTGTGTATATAATTCAATTAGTATGTCTTACTCTCAactgaaaatttctttttttggtaagtcCCAGCTGAAGAATTTGGTCACCAAGCACCAGAAGTTGCCTCCTTTACAATGAGATTAATGCCATGAACCCAGAGTTCCAATTTAGCATAAGAGCTTGCCTCAAAgtgaatctctctctctgtctcagTCAGTACCCAAAAAACTAACTTGTTTCCATTCCCTGTACCGTTCCTCTGATTCTTTAAAAAGCGTGCACTTGGCCCTGCAACAGCCTCCTTACACACCACATTCCTCCGACTAGTTTTTCCCCATGACAACAAGCCAGATTTGAGCATCCGAACCACCTTCATGTGTGAAGAACCTCTCCCCTCACGTGTATGCTTGCAGAGCTCCTCCCCTAGAAGCACATGAGAACGAGCTAAGTGATCAATTATCACACCTTCTGCATCCTTACAATTACTGCCTTTCCTAGCCAGAGATAAGGCTGTCTCCCCGCTGCTGTTGACAATACCACAATCAGCACCTCTTTGTAGTAACAGCTTGCAGGCATCAGCATGGCCTTCCTTCGCTGCAACCATGAGAGGTGAATGCCCATTTTCATCCAAAGAATTTACAGAGAATCCCATTTTCAAGAGCTCAACTACTGCAGGCAAATTTCCTATTTGTGCTGCAAAGTGTATAGCTCTAAATTCTAAATAGCCTTTGAGTTTATTAGCAAGCACAGCATCAAGCAATATCTCCTCAAACCGAATCCTGGCACCGTCAAAGGGATGATGCTGCAAGAGAGACCCAATTGTCTGCCCCTCCCTGCTCTTTACACTGATATCAGCTCCAGCATTTAAAAGAAGACGGAAGGCCTCAGTATGTCCAGCCTTCACCGCAACCAGAATAGGTGTCAAACCTAAGCCATCATGCTTACTAATATCTTCAGAAGAATCTGGGAGGACCATTTGTAGAAGCTCCACATTACCAGTTCCTGCAACGAAGTGCAGCGAAGAAAATACCTCAAGATTGCTGGAGAAGATCTTTTTTTCAGTTTGAATTGCCTGCTTAAGGATATTGACTAAAGAGGACCCGAAGACACTTCTCTTTGCCAATTGCAGTGCAGTGTCCCCATAATTGTTCGTCAGACCCAAATCAGCACCTGAAATTATTAGTTCCAAAAAAGAGTCAGCCTGATCAGATTTGGCAGCCACCATCAAGGCAGTATCACCAATTTCAGTCCTCGAATTGACTTGGCAACCATGCAAAATCAGCTGTTTTAAAATGGGAAGGAAGCCCATTCTAGTAGCCAGATGAAGAGCATAAAATTCATGTCCCTTCTTGGTTCTTATGGGAAATTCAACATCAGCGCCAGCATTAAGGAGCACTCCAACTGCATCAGGATTCTGACAAAGGATTGCATGACAAAGAAGGGTTCTCCCCTGTTGTTGACTTTCAAGGGATGAAATTTGGTGCTGAAGCAAAAGGTTTAAAATTTGTCCACTTGCTTCATAATACTCAACTGCACACCAAACTTCATTATATGGCTCACCCAAGCATGCACCCACTCTTAACTCCTCTCCAGAAAAGATATCCCATGACCAAGCTCCCAGCCTGACATGGCAATCAGTTTTTGCACCTGCCTGAACACATACATGTGAAATCCACACTTTAattttggtattgaaatgaagacAGAGGAACTAGCTTTGCTCATAATCCAAGACAGGCATGCAAAAAAGCTTCCAGTTGTAAATACATCGAAGGAACTCTAATATACATGAATTGTAAGACTTGAATGTTAAACCTTTAAAATATTGCTAAAATCAGATAATTATAAATGCAATCCTGTGAATATAATGTGATTACTTTAAAGAAATGTGTATAGGAAAAATAGGTGATTAGTTCAAAGATGATTAAATCAAAGAAATATGTAGAGGAAATGGATGGACTCATTACCTCCAACAAGAATTTAACCACGGGCACTTGTCGGCTCACAATTGCAGCCACCAACGGTGTGCAGTCTACATTAGCATGCAATGCAGGCTTAACTGAGCGCAAGAGAACCCTATCCATGCAATCTATGTCCACTCCATTCTGAAAGAGTGAAATTCACTTAACACAGATAGCTCCGAGAAGAAAATTTATTGTACCAAAACTTCTTACACACACCTTAACTAAGGCAGTCACTACATCAACAAATCCTCTGCAGCTTGCAGATACAAGAGCATGTTTGGCCACATCAGGACCCATCATCTCTGAACATATCAGCAACTCTGCAGCTTCAGCCTGACCATAAAGACAGGCCTCCAGAAAGGCACCTTCACAAGCTGATTGAGATGCACCTGCCTTAAGAAGCATATCGAGGAGGACACAGTGACCTTCACGAGCTGCAGCAGTGGTTGCAAAGCCCCGAAATAACTCCTGGTTTACATCAGCTCCAGTTGACTGTTGAAGAAAACTCATAAGAAAAATATTGGGATACATAGCACTAGTAGAAAGGTGTATATTCATCGTCAATCAATAAAtggttaaaatttgaaaaataatatctttttaatattaaatatttaaattggcACTGTTTGTTTTGAAGTTATTTGGGAATTTAGCCTCTTTTATAAGCACAATTGCAGCacctaaaatcatttttaaaaaacatgatttcagCTAACTTGGCTGGATTTTAAATGTCAGCATACAAAATTGTGTTTCCAAGACACGATTTTAGAAAAAACACAAATACCCAAATAGTTTTAAAACATTGCcaattcaaataattattatcaaaataatattattttgaaaattttgccaCACATATGCTATAGTCCTATATACTATGATAAAAAAGCACAACTTCAATTAACTAGAGCATGAATCACCAAAACCCATTGTTTGAGAAACAATCAAAAGTCATTAAATTGTTAAGGTGAGCTAATATTGTAAATTCATTAAATCAATCCTAGTAAACCAATGGCCACTAATTATAAGTTCATGTTCGAAccccaaaaagagaaagatcaAGATAGAGAATATTCAATTCAAATTTACATAGCATTTGATAACTTCTAAATTTCATCTTTTGTATGTATCAATTTCAGGATTCCCAGCAgagcttttctttcttctcttttttttgataaatgagCTTTTCTTTCAATTGTTCTATGCAGTTCTTGGAAAATGACTCAAATGATCACACCACTATTCTAAAACAAACTTGTACCTTACAATGAATTGACACTATATAAAAGATTAGATTTACATTGgagaaaagaaatggaaaaacaTTGTTACAGAAGTCCTTAATTTTATACTTTGTTGTAGCCAATCGGCCACTGATACCAAGCTCAGATGTTAATTGCATAAATCTGGTTGGC
This DNA window, taken from Quercus robur chromosome 2, dhQueRobu3.1, whole genome shotgun sequence, encodes the following:
- the LOC126713180 gene encoding uncharacterized protein LOC126713180 — its product is MGRYSFVGGSGRDRDELSLRSQRLIEAALGGDLECVTECLALEAVDVNYIGTVSLRVKCIETVLREEEADEVEIEYRDFVTDVTPLFAAAHSGHVDIARKLLSTGADVNQELFRGFATTAAAREGHCVLLDMLLKAGASQSACEGAFLEACLYGQAEAAELLICSEMMGPDVAKHALVSASCRGFVDVVTALVKNGVDIDCMDRVLLRSVKPALHANVDCTPLVAAIVSRQVPVVKFLLEAGAKTDCHVRLGAWSWDIFSGEELRVGACLGEPYNEVWCAVEYYEASGQILNLLLQHQISSLESQQQGRTLLCHAILCQNPDAVGVLLNAGADVEFPIRTKKGHEFYALHLATRMGFLPILKQLILHGCQVNSRTEIGDTALMVAAKSDQADSFLELIISGADLGLTNNYGDTALQLAKRSVFGSSLVNILKQAIQTEKKIFSSNLEVFSSLHFVAGTGNVELLQMVLPDSSEDISKHDGLGLTPILVAVKAGHTEAFRLLLNAGADISVKSREGQTIGSLLQHHPFDGARIRFEEILLDAVLANKLKGYLEFRAIHFAAQIGNLPAVVELLKMGFSVNSLDENGHSPLMVAAKEGHADACKLLLQRGADCGIVNSSGETALSLARKGSNCKDAEGVIIDHLARSHVLLGEELCKHTREGRGSSHMKVVRMLKSGLLSWGKTSRRNVVCKEAVAGPSARFLKNQRNGTGNGNKLVFWVLTETEREIHFEASSYAKLELWVHGINLIVKEATSGAW